From the Shewanella amazonensis SB2B genome, one window contains:
- a CDS encoding type I polyketide synthase, with protein MSESKTQDAQDLRLNKRLKDTPIAIVGMASLFANSRYLNDFWDLICDKIDAITEVPADRWQIDDYFDADKRSPDKSYCKRGGFIPQVDFNPMEFGLPPNILELTDSAQLLSLIVAKEVLEDAGVSENSAHDRDKIGITLGIGGGQKISQSLNARLQYPVLKKVFRESGISDADSEMLIRKFQDQYIHWEENSFPGSLGNVIAGRIANRFDLGGMNCVVDAACAGSLAAIRMALTELTEGRADMMLTGGACTDNSAYMYMSFSKTPAFTVDEQIKPFDADSKGMMIGEGIGMVALKRLEDAERDGDKIYAVIKGVGASSDGKFKSIYAPRPEGQAKALRRAYDDAGFPAHTLGLMEAHGTGTAAGDVAEFSGLSLVMGESSDETQHIALGSIKSQVGHTKSTAGTAGLIKAALALHHKVLPPTINVNKPNPKLNIEASPFYLSTETRPWLPRPDGTPRRAAVSSFGFGGTNFHLVMEEYQRDHGRTPYRLRSTQVPLLFAAPSREALSNDLKALCERLSNTEETFETLTAPFTLKGEPPKAEWPRLGIVAANAKALKACLEDAIEKLATSSDDWHTQDMSFRAQAMAKNTRVAALFAGQGSQYLGMGGELAMLYPEMRAEFIAADEVFHQRGYPGRHGTGELSSHVFPIPKFDSDARKQDEEALTNTRIAQSAIGVVSMGQFEILKAAGLTPDAVAGHSFGELSALRAAGVIDQASYYRLAFARGDAMASVPKGKDAGTMAAVILPDASHRSTLDTLLTQHESVVIANHNSPTQLVLAGPTDAVKQLVQALADKGIRAIALPVSGAFHTPLVGHAHAPFAKAIDKESFSDAHAVLYANASGDKRPTDGKSLKQSLKAQMLEQVQFESQIESLYRDGVRVFIEFGPKNTLSRLVDAILGERAKACLILSLDAQAVGSQGRADSKLKLAAVELATAGFAITNPDPYREQLSHKAMPKSPLTVKLSASNYLSPATAARMQASLKDGQISKQTQIVEKIVEKTQYVPKAAPAQPAPAVQTTAASEQTSPAPTAGAGTNVGTGTLEALFAAQQQLAALHQQFLTIPAQYGEGVQALMQKQLELASAGLPVPAATERALELFHQHQADTLKIHSDFMRAQVLGSEQMLSALSGQTLVSQAPQTAAAVVAAPVAAASQVMAAPVVKAPEAPVTAPVAAQVAAPMPAPAMVIPAAASVAALPIQDIMLQVVAAKTGYPTEMLDLSMDMEADLGIDSIKRVEILGTVQDELPTLPELDAATLAECRTLEDIVAYMHKVAGTSPVTAATSHSQAVPTPVSASADITAVMLKVVADKTGYPTEMLDLAMDMEADLGIDSIKRVEILGTVQDELPMLPELDAATLAECRTLEDIVAYMHSMTGAAVSQAPVSQTAAPASHQAAHSSSDITPVMLKVVADKTGYPAEMLDLAMDMEADLGIDSIKRVEILGTVQDELPTLPELDAATLAECRTLADIVAYMHSMTGAAVSQAAVSQVAAQGATQSTQNSSDITAVMLNVVADKTGYPAEMLELAMDMEADLGIDSIKRVEILGTVQDALPGLPEIDPSTLAECRTLGDIIACYGTDGAQDATDNGKAEAQQTEADADTGIEVEVDIAVSALAAAQDIVASESATASAFESDNATAAAAAATLPTPTPQQVLDTMLTVVAEKTGYPVEMLDLAMDMEADLGIDSIKRVEILGTVQERLPGLAEVDAATLAECRTLGQIVESFSLPNQYVGTDASTDTELAPHTGVALKKLQAADRLEAPSATGLFAAKGRVIILDDGHNAGVLAGRLDAKGHAVTVIRCDSLGHQSVLDASIDARTLSQGGDMDTEIQSLIKALEPVSAFIHLQPVMAADDGAADVKATARFSDEAFSQVSLAFLFAKHLAADFAAEGAHRRAFITAARMDGKLGLSGADVELNQAALFGLTKTLAQEWPHTHCRALDVAAQLDATSLADAVIDALYGADDLLEWGIAADGRFAALATDAQQISAKTALNSTDKILVTGGAKGVTLDCALALAARTHAHFILAGRSKALSLNEFPVWAKGVAATELKQAAIQELLAGGKRPTPKEVDALIAPLASALEIQQALQAFSDLGASAEYLSMDVSSAESIAKALGPIQAIAPVTGLIHGAGVLADKFIQDKTLDELKRVAGTKVDGLKGLLANLDGLKLVALFSSAAGFYGNKGQSDYAMANEILNKAAHRLAHAKPDCRVVAFDWGPWDGGMVTDSLKKMFQERGVYVIPRPLGAALFAEAVLGRAESQILVGSSMQGNADQAGANLKKPEGHSGITLGRTLYRPHLALLEDHQIGGNAVLPTVCALEWMQDAATRHFGGQWQPHDYRLLKGVVFDSDEKALTMQLNVTDAGLSALISCDGRPQYEARLQPPSPLSLPSEAMAADIRQSADKAVVTGKQLYQDGALFHGPALQMIGDVSWFDDGGLGCTVMLPAASVEPGQAAIIQQDALLQALLVWARLKYDAASLPASLTRAVQHLELSPGEQGQLRLWVKSHSSRQLCADVALYNAQGQLASAMEGVKVTISKSLNQAFLSAKGQEI; from the coding sequence ATGAGCGAGTCCAAGACTCAGGACGCGCAGGATCTGCGCCTTAACAAGCGTCTCAAGGACACCCCCATTGCCATCGTCGGCATGGCGAGTCTCTTTGCCAACAGCCGTTATCTGAACGACTTTTGGGATCTTATCTGCGACAAAATCGACGCCATTACAGAGGTTCCCGCCGATCGCTGGCAGATTGATGACTACTTTGACGCCGATAAACGCTCACCGGACAAGAGCTACTGTAAACGCGGCGGCTTTATCCCACAGGTCGACTTCAACCCCATGGAGTTTGGCCTGCCGCCCAATATTCTGGAGCTCACCGACAGCGCCCAGCTGCTGTCACTCATCGTGGCAAAAGAAGTACTGGAAGACGCGGGCGTCAGCGAAAACTCGGCCCACGACCGCGATAAAATCGGTATCACCTTAGGCATTGGTGGCGGCCAAAAAATCAGCCAGAGCCTCAATGCCCGCCTGCAATATCCTGTGCTGAAAAAAGTCTTTCGCGAGAGTGGCATCAGCGATGCCGACAGCGAGATGCTCATTCGCAAATTTCAGGATCAATACATCCACTGGGAAGAGAACTCCTTCCCGGGAAGCCTGGGTAACGTGATTGCCGGACGCATCGCCAACCGTTTTGACCTGGGTGGTATGAACTGCGTGGTCGACGCCGCCTGCGCCGGTTCCCTCGCGGCTATCCGCATGGCCCTTACCGAGCTCACCGAAGGTCGCGCCGACATGATGCTCACCGGCGGCGCCTGTACTGATAACTCCGCCTACATGTACATGAGCTTCTCCAAGACCCCGGCCTTCACCGTGGACGAGCAAATCAAGCCCTTCGATGCCGACTCCAAAGGCATGATGATTGGCGAAGGTATTGGCATGGTGGCCTTAAAGCGCCTCGAGGATGCCGAGCGCGACGGCGATAAAATTTACGCCGTCATCAAAGGGGTTGGCGCCTCCAGCGACGGCAAGTTCAAGAGTATTTATGCCCCGCGTCCCGAAGGTCAGGCCAAGGCCCTGCGCCGCGCGTACGATGATGCCGGATTCCCTGCCCATACTTTGGGTCTGATGGAAGCTCACGGCACAGGCACGGCCGCAGGGGATGTGGCCGAGTTTTCCGGCCTCAGTCTGGTGATGGGCGAAAGCAGCGATGAAACCCAGCACATTGCCCTGGGGTCCATCAAGTCCCAGGTGGGTCACACCAAGTCAACGGCGGGTACCGCCGGGCTTATCAAGGCCGCTCTGGCGCTGCATCACAAGGTGTTACCGCCCACCATCAATGTGAACAAACCCAATCCCAAGCTCAATATCGAAGCCTCGCCCTTTTATCTGTCCACCGAGACGCGCCCCTGGCTGCCGCGTCCCGATGGCACGCCGCGCCGCGCCGCAGTAAGCTCCTTTGGCTTTGGCGGCACCAACTTCCATCTGGTGATGGAAGAGTATCAGCGCGACCATGGCCGCACGCCCTATCGCCTGCGTTCCACCCAGGTACCACTGCTATTTGCCGCGCCCAGTCGCGAGGCGCTCTCCAATGATCTCAAGGCCCTTTGTGAGCGTCTTTCAAACACCGAAGAAACCTTCGAAACCCTGACAGCGCCTTTCACTCTCAAGGGCGAACCTCCCAAGGCCGAATGGCCACGACTGGGAATAGTGGCCGCCAATGCAAAGGCCCTCAAAGCCTGTTTGGAAGATGCCATCGAAAAACTTGCCACCTCATCAGATGACTGGCACACCCAAGACATGAGTTTCCGCGCCCAGGCCATGGCGAAAAATACCAGGGTGGCCGCTCTTTTTGCCGGTCAGGGCAGCCAATATCTCGGGATGGGCGGCGAGCTTGCCATGCTCTACCCCGAGATGCGCGCCGAATTTATTGCCGCCGACGAGGTTTTCCACCAGCGCGGATACCCAGGCCGTCATGGCACTGGCGAGCTTTCAAGCCACGTGTTCCCCATTCCCAAGTTCGATAGCGATGCCCGCAAGCAAGACGAAGAGGCGCTCACCAACACCCGTATCGCCCAAAGCGCTATTGGCGTGGTCAGCATGGGGCAATTTGAAATTCTCAAGGCCGCCGGTTTAACCCCGGATGCGGTGGCAGGCCACAGCTTTGGCGAGCTCTCGGCGCTGCGCGCTGCCGGTGTGATTGACCAGGCCAGCTACTATCGCCTGGCCTTTGCCCGCGGCGATGCCATGGCATCCGTACCAAAAGGCAAGGACGCGGGCACCATGGCCGCCGTGATACTGCCGGACGCCAGCCACAGAAGCACTCTGGACACCTTACTTACCCAGCACGAATCCGTGGTGATTGCCAATCATAACAGCCCCACCCAGCTGGTGTTGGCAGGCCCCACAGACGCGGTTAAGCAGCTGGTGCAAGCCCTTGCCGACAAGGGCATTCGCGCCATCGCGCTGCCGGTGTCGGGCGCCTTCCATACGCCCTTGGTTGGCCATGCCCATGCACCTTTTGCCAAGGCCATCGACAAGGAATCCTTCAGCGATGCCCATGCTGTGCTTTATGCCAATGCCTCCGGCGACAAACGTCCCACTGATGGCAAAAGCCTCAAGCAGAGCCTGAAGGCCCAGATGCTGGAGCAGGTGCAGTTTGAGTCGCAAATCGAAAGCCTCTACCGCGATGGTGTACGGGTATTTATCGAATTTGGTCCCAAGAACACCTTAAGCCGTTTGGTGGATGCCATCCTCGGCGAGCGGGCCAAAGCGTGCCTTATTCTGTCGCTGGATGCCCAGGCGGTGGGCAGTCAGGGCCGCGCCGACAGCAAGCTCAAGCTGGCCGCAGTTGAATTGGCCACCGCAGGATTTGCCATCACCAACCCGGATCCGTACCGCGAGCAGCTGTCCCACAAGGCGATGCCCAAATCACCGCTTACGGTCAAGCTCAGCGCCAGCAACTACCTGAGTCCGGCCACTGCCGCGCGCATGCAGGCCTCCCTCAAGGACGGCCAGATAAGCAAACAAACCCAGATTGTCGAGAAAATCGTGGAAAAGACCCAATACGTTCCAAAGGCAGCCCCCGCCCAGCCAGCACCCGCAGTCCAGACCACCGCGGCGAGTGAACAAACAAGCCCGGCGCCGACAGCAGGCGCTGGAACAAACGTCGGCACAGGTACGCTGGAAGCACTGTTTGCCGCCCAGCAGCAACTGGCGGCCCTGCATCAGCAGTTTCTGACAATTCCTGCCCAATACGGTGAAGGGGTGCAGGCGCTGATGCAAAAGCAGCTGGAGCTCGCCAGTGCCGGTCTGCCAGTCCCTGCCGCCACTGAGCGCGCGCTGGAGCTTTTCCACCAGCATCAGGCCGATACCCTGAAAATCCACAGCGACTTTATGCGCGCCCAGGTCCTTGGCAGTGAACAAATGCTGAGCGCCCTCTCGGGTCAAACGCTGGTGAGTCAGGCGCCTCAAACGGCCGCCGCGGTTGTGGCTGCCCCTGTGGCAGCTGCGTCTCAGGTCATGGCCGCCCCAGTGGTTAAGGCCCCTGAAGCGCCTGTGACGGCTCCTGTTGCTGCACAGGTTGCAGCCCCCATGCCCGCACCGGCCATGGTAATCCCGGCCGCCGCCTCTGTGGCTGCATTGCCAATCCAGGACATCATGCTGCAGGTTGTAGCCGCCAAGACAGGCTACCCTACCGAGATGCTGGACCTGTCCATGGACATGGAGGCAGACCTCGGTATCGACTCCATCAAGCGGGTGGAAATCCTCGGCACAGTGCAGGATGAACTGCCCACGCTGCCTGAGCTGGATGCCGCCACCCTGGCCGAGTGCCGTACCCTGGAAGACATTGTTGCTTACATGCATAAGGTCGCAGGCACAAGCCCGGTAACTGCCGCCACATCCCACTCTCAGGCCGTGCCCACGCCGGTATCAGCCTCGGCCGATATCACCGCCGTGATGCTGAAAGTGGTGGCCGACAAAACCGGCTATCCCACTGAAATGCTGGATTTGGCTATGGACATGGAAGCAGATCTGGGTATCGACTCCATCAAGCGGGTGGAAATCCTCGGCACAGTGCAGGATGAACTGCCCATGCTGCCTGAGCTTGACGCCGCGACGCTGGCCGAATGCCGTACCCTCGAAGACATAGTCGCTTACATGCACAGCATGACAGGCGCTGCGGTCTCTCAGGCACCTGTATCTCAAACGGCTGCGCCAGCTTCTCATCAGGCTGCCCATAGCAGCAGCGATATCACTCCCGTGATGCTGAAGGTGGTGGCCGACAAAACCGGCTATCCCGCCGAGATGCTGGATTTGGCCATGGATATGGAAGCAGATCTGGGTATCGACTCCATCAAGCGGGTGGAAATCCTCGGCACAGTGCAGGATGAACTGCCCACGCTGCCTGAGCTGGACGCCGCGACGCTGGCCGAGTGCCGTACCCTCGCCGACATAGTCGCCTACATGCACAGCATGACAGGCGCTGCTGTATCTCAAGCTGCTGTATCTCAGGTGGCCGCTCAAGGGGCAACCCAGTCCACACAAAACAGCAGCGATATCACCGCTGTAATGCTGAACGTCGTGGCCGACAAGACGGGTTACCCCGCCGAGATGCTGGAACTTGCCATGGACATGGAAGCAGACCTCGGTATTGACTCCATCAAACGAGTGGAAATCCTCGGCACAGTGCAGGATGCGCTGCCAGGCCTGCCGGAAATTGACCCCAGCACCCTGGCCGAATGCCGCACCCTGGGCGACATCATCGCCTGCTATGGTACGGACGGCGCGCAGGACGCCACAGACAACGGCAAAGCCGAAGCCCAACAAACAGAGGCTGACGCGGATACGGGCATCGAGGTGGAAGTGGATATCGCCGTCTCTGCACTGGCGGCAGCCCAGGACATAGTTGCCTCTGAATCTGCCACCGCATCTGCCTTCGAGTCCGATAACGCAACTGCTGCGGCCGCTGCGGCAACGCTGCCAACCCCAACGCCACAACAAGTGCTGGACACCATGCTCACCGTGGTGGCCGAGAAAACCGGTTATCCGGTGGAGATGCTGGACCTGGCCATGGACATGGAAGCAGACCTCGGTATCGACTCCATCAAACGGGTAGAGATTTTAGGCACGGTGCAGGAGCGCCTGCCGGGTCTGGCCGAAGTGGATGCCGCCACCCTCGCCGAATGCCGCACCCTGGGGCAAATCGTCGAAAGCTTCTCCCTGCCAAACCAATATGTGGGCACAGATGCCAGCACCGACACCGAGCTTGCCCCGCACACGGGGGTTGCCCTAAAAAAGCTGCAGGCGGCAGATAGACTCGAGGCCCCATCGGCCACCGGGCTGTTTGCCGCCAAGGGTCGTGTCATCATCCTCGATGACGGCCACAATGCCGGTGTACTGGCAGGTCGTTTGGATGCCAAAGGCCATGCGGTCACCGTCATTCGCTGCGACAGCCTGGGCCATCAGTCGGTATTGGATGCCAGCATAGATGCCCGCACACTTTCTCAGGGCGGCGACATGGACACCGAAATCCAGTCGCTGATCAAAGCGCTTGAGCCCGTGTCGGCCTTTATTCATCTGCAACCTGTCATGGCCGCAGATGACGGCGCCGCAGACGTTAAGGCGACTGCCCGTTTCAGTGATGAGGCTTTTTCTCAGGTATCCCTGGCGTTTTTGTTCGCCAAGCACCTGGCTGCGGATTTTGCCGCAGAAGGCGCCCACAGACGCGCCTTTATCACAGCGGCGCGCATGGACGGCAAACTGGGGCTCTCCGGCGCCGATGTGGAGCTGAATCAGGCCGCCCTCTTTGGCCTCACCAAAACCCTGGCCCAGGAATGGCCCCATACGCACTGCCGGGCACTGGATGTGGCGGCCCAGTTGGATGCCACCTCGCTGGCCGATGCCGTGATTGACGCCCTCTATGGTGCTGATGACTTGCTTGAATGGGGTATAGCTGCCGATGGCCGCTTTGCTGCTTTGGCAACCGATGCGCAGCAAATTTCAGCAAAAACAGCGTTAAACAGCACAGATAAAATACTGGTGACCGGGGGTGCAAAAGGGGTAACCCTCGACTGCGCCCTGGCATTGGCAGCGCGCACCCACGCCCACTTTATTCTGGCGGGGCGCAGCAAGGCGCTGAGCCTCAATGAGTTCCCGGTTTGGGCCAAAGGGGTTGCGGCGACAGAGCTTAAACAAGCGGCCATTCAGGAGCTGCTGGCAGGTGGCAAACGCCCCACGCCCAAGGAAGTGGACGCCCTGATTGCCCCCCTTGCCAGCGCCCTGGAAATTCAGCAGGCACTGCAGGCCTTCAGCGACCTGGGTGCCAGCGCCGAGTACCTGTCCATGGACGTATCATCGGCCGAGTCCATCGCCAAAGCGTTGGGGCCCATACAGGCCATTGCCCCTGTCACAGGCCTCATTCACGGCGCCGGTGTGCTCGCCGATAAATTCATTCAGGACAAGACCCTCGATGAACTCAAGCGGGTGGCAGGCACCAAGGTTGATGGTCTCAAAGGCCTGTTGGCAAACCTTGACGGGCTGAAACTGGTGGCGCTCTTTTCCTCTGCGGCCGGTTTTTATGGCAACAAGGGGCAGAGTGACTACGCCATGGCCAATGAAATTCTCAACAAGGCTGCCCACCGTTTGGCCCATGCCAAACCGGATTGCCGCGTGGTGGCCTTCGATTGGGGCCCATGGGATGGCGGCATGGTCACCGACAGCCTGAAAAAAATGTTCCAGGAGCGCGGCGTGTACGTTATCCCCCGCCCCCTGGGTGCAGCCCTCTTTGCCGAAGCCGTGCTTGGCCGCGCTGAGTCCCAGATTTTGGTGGGCTCCAGCATGCAGGGCAATGCAGACCAGGCTGGCGCAAACCTAAAAAAGCCTGAGGGGCACAGCGGAATTACCCTCGGTCGCACCCTTTACCGTCCACATCTGGCGCTCCTTGAGGATCATCAGATTGGCGGTAACGCTGTGCTGCCTACCGTCTGTGCCCTGGAATGGATGCAAGATGCGGCCACCCGTCACTTTGGCGGGCAGTGGCAACCCCATGACTATCGTCTGCTCAAGGGCGTGGTGTTCGACAGCGATGAAAAAGCCCTGACCATGCAGCTTAACGTCACGGACGCCGGCTTGTCGGCGCTTATCAGCTGCGACGGCCGCCCCCAATACGAGGCACGGTTGCAACCACCAAGCCCACTCTCACTGCCATCCGAGGCCATGGCAGCAGATATCCGGCAGTCGGCGGACAAGGCGGTAGTCACAGGCAAGCAGCTCTATCAGGATGGCGCGCTGTTTCATGGGCCTGCGCTGCAGATGATTGGTGACGTGAGCTGGTTTGATGATGGCGGGCTGGGCTGCACTGTGATGCTGCCTGCTGCCAGTGTCGAACCGGGACAGGCAGCGATTATCCAGCAGGACGCCCTGCTGCAGGCGCTCCTGGTGTGGGCGCGACTCAAATACGATGCCGCCAGCCTGCCAGCAAGCCTTACGCGCGCGGTGCAACACCTTGAGCTTAGCCCCGGTGAACAGGGCCAACTTCGCCTGTGGGTGAAGAGCCACTCATCGCGCCAGCTCTGCGCCGATGTCGCCCTTTATAATGCGCAGGGGCAGCTCGCCTCGGCGATGGAAGGGGTAAAGGTCACTATCAGCAAAAGCCTGAATCAGGCTTTTTTGTCGGCCAAGGGCCAGGAGATATGA
- a CDS encoding transcriptional regulator, whose product MSADKSAPSPKTGARHRNATTTVEMRRFIQESPLPVAELARLLNITPATVRKWKNRATVADSSNLPHHLNTTLTPVQEYVVVGLRYQLKLTLDKLLEVTQQHINHGVSRSGLARCLKRHGVSRLGDITPVDALPDKHFALLPVFRDSGTENYALNSHTLAQTLALPAEDEQTVVQVEAMHVPIEQDGSYSVLIGMATAHDWVYVDIYPDTEADADFKAADRYMSHVLNQGPFQLKKLLARNYQTFLARFPDVRGAKTRKKTPERPAPTGVAQ is encoded by the coding sequence ATGAGTGCGGATAAATCAGCGCCTTCCCCAAAAACCGGCGCCAGACACCGCAATGCCACCACCACGGTGGAGATGCGCCGTTTTATCCAGGAGTCGCCGCTGCCAGTGGCGGAACTTGCACGTTTGCTCAATATCACCCCGGCCACGGTGCGCAAGTGGAAAAATCGCGCCACTGTGGCCGACAGCTCCAATCTGCCTCACCACCTCAACACCACCCTGACCCCGGTGCAGGAATACGTGGTCGTGGGGCTTAGATACCAACTCAAGCTCACACTGGATAAGCTGCTCGAAGTCACCCAGCAACATATCAACCACGGGGTATCCCGCTCCGGTCTTGCCCGTTGTCTCAAGCGCCACGGCGTCTCACGCCTGGGTGATATCACCCCGGTTGATGCCCTGCCAGATAAACACTTTGCCCTGTTACCCGTGTTTCGTGACAGCGGCACTGAAAACTATGCTCTGAACAGTCATACCCTGGCCCAAACCCTGGCACTGCCCGCAGAAGACGAGCAAACCGTGGTGCAAGTGGAAGCCATGCATGTGCCCATTGAACAGGACGGCTCCTATTCCGTGCTCATTGGCATGGCCACAGCCCACGACTGGGTGTATGTCGATATTTATCCGGACACAGAGGCCGATGCCGACTTCAAGGCGGCCGACCGCTATATGAGCCATGTGCTCAATCAGGGGCCATTCCAGCTTAAAAAGCTGCTCGCCCGCAATTATCAAACCTTCCTGGCGCGCTTTCCCGATGTCCGCGGCGCCAAGACCCGCAAAAAGACGCCGGAACGCCCGGCGCCAACAGGAGTTGCCCAATGA
- the fusA gene encoding elongation factor G yields MAEYQTARIRNFALLGHTGAGKSSLLEALLYGARVINQRGRVDKGTNHADFTAQEKAHQHSLEPSFLNLDFDEHHINLIDTPGLPDFFGRALLPLPAVESVLLVVNAATGIEPVTARAFEAARAQGKVVCICVNHIDGHLDKLPAIIEELQTTFGPRCLPVNLPSADGNDVVDCYLHCEDTRPTLFSQAASARDELVDTVLEEDEALMTLYLEQGEMLSAEQLHEPLETALRMGHLVPICFTSAELDIGIASLLEIMVKLMPSPLEANPPQFIKGFGDKAVPVDVTQSPDDHVLAQVFRVGIDPYFGRVAVFRLYQGTLEAGMRLFIGADRKPVKVAHLIKLQGAETTEVEKAIPGDICALCKIDELEVGSVLHDSHDEDEFHLRELKMPQPIFGLAVSPKRRGDEQKIAEVLAKLIAEDPSLAVSQNDAEGQTVLSGLGDLHLQIALEKAQSVFRVDMETCKPAVAYRETVCKAATARYRHKKQSGGAGQFGEVELTVEPLPRGQGFEFVSKVVGGAVPTQFIPAVEKGVREALKVGRLGGYPVEDVRVTVLDGKHHSVDSKEIAFVMAGKKAFYEAFLQANPVILEPLVSMEILVSAEDVGDITGHLSSSRAMVCGTEARRDGKVKVLAEAPLSTVDDYATRLKSMTSGEGEFTLSFARYEVVPPAVQQSLLRTIEDKDD; encoded by the coding sequence ATGGCTGAGTACCAGACCGCGAGGATCCGCAACTTTGCCTTGCTTGGGCATACCGGAGCGGGTAAGTCCTCGCTGCTTGAGGCACTGCTTTATGGTGCCAGGGTAATAAACCAGCGGGGCAGGGTGGATAAGGGCACAAATCATGCCGATTTCACTGCCCAGGAAAAAGCCCACCAACATAGTCTCGAACCATCCTTCCTCAATCTAGATTTCGACGAACACCACATCAACCTTATTGATACCCCCGGATTACCCGACTTTTTCGGACGCGCGCTCTTACCTTTGCCAGCGGTAGAATCTGTACTCTTGGTGGTGAATGCCGCCACAGGGATAGAGCCGGTTACTGCCCGAGCGTTTGAAGCTGCCCGGGCACAGGGCAAAGTGGTGTGTATTTGTGTGAACCACATCGATGGGCATTTGGATAAGCTGCCCGCCATTATTGAAGAGCTGCAAACCACCTTCGGCCCCCGCTGTCTGCCGGTTAATCTGCCGTCTGCCGATGGAAACGATGTGGTTGACTGCTATTTGCACTGCGAAGATACCCGCCCCACGCTTTTTTCCCAGGCCGCCTCGGCGCGGGATGAGCTGGTGGACACAGTGCTGGAAGAAGATGAAGCCCTGATGACCCTGTATTTGGAGCAGGGTGAAATGCTCAGTGCCGAGCAGCTCCATGAGCCTTTGGAAACGGCACTCAGAATGGGGCATCTGGTGCCTATTTGCTTTACCAGTGCAGAGCTTGATATCGGCATCGCCTCCTTGCTTGAAATCATGGTTAAGCTGATGCCCAGTCCGCTGGAGGCCAATCCGCCGCAGTTTATCAAAGGTTTCGGTGACAAGGCCGTGCCGGTTGATGTGACCCAAAGCCCGGATGACCATGTGCTGGCACAGGTGTTCAGGGTGGGCATAGACCCCTATTTTGGTCGGGTGGCTGTGTTCCGTTTGTATCAGGGCACGCTGGAAGCGGGTATGCGGCTTTTTATTGGTGCCGACCGCAAGCCAGTGAAAGTGGCCCACCTTATCAAGCTTCAGGGCGCCGAAACCACGGAGGTAGAAAAGGCCATTCCCGGCGATATCTGCGCGCTTTGCAAAATTGATGAGCTGGAAGTGGGTTCGGTTTTGCACGACAGCCACGATGAAGACGAGTTCCATCTGCGGGAGCTGAAAATGCCCCAGCCGATTTTTGGTTTGGCGGTATCGCCCAAACGCCGTGGCGATGAGCAGAAAATTGCCGAGGTGCTGGCCAAACTGATAGCCGAAGATCCCAGCCTAGCGGTGTCGCAAAATGATGCGGAAGGCCAGACAGTGCTGAGCGGTCTTGGGGATCTGCATTTGCAGATTGCACTGGAAAAGGCCCAGAGCGTGTTCAGGGTGGATATGGAAACCTGCAAGCCAGCGGTGGCTTATCGGGAAACCGTGTGTAAGGCAGCAACGGCCCGTTATCGTCACAAGAAGCAGTCCGGTGGCGCCGGGCAATTTGGCGAAGTGGAGCTGACCGTTGAGCCTTTACCAAGGGGACAAGGATTTGAATTTGTCTCCAAAGTAGTTGGCGGCGCCGTGCCCACCCAGTTTATTCCTGCGGTGGAAAAAGGTGTGCGTGAAGCGCTCAAGGTTGGGCGACTTGGCGGTTATCCGGTGGAAGATGTGCGCGTTACCGTGCTCGATGGTAAGCACCACAGCGTTGACTCCAAGGAGATTGCCTTTGTGATGGCCGGTAAAAAAGCCTTCTATGAAGCCTTTTTGCAGGCAAACCCGGTGATTTTGGAGCCGCTGGTGTCGATGGAGATTCTGGTGAGTGCCGAGGATGTGGGTGATATAACCGGGCATCTCAGTTCCAGCCGCGCCATGGTTTGCGGTACCGAAGCCCGACGTGATGGCAAGGTAAAGGTATTGGCCGAAGCGCCGCTGTCCACCGTGGATGACTACGCGACCCGGCTTAAGTCCATGACTTCGGGCGAAGGTGAATTCACCTTAAGCTTTGCCCGCTATGAGGTTGTTCCCCCAGCGGTGCAGCAAAGCCTGCTGCGTACCATAGAGGATAAAGACGACTAA